The nucleotide window TACGACGCGCATTCCCTTGGCGAGAAACAGATTCTTTGTGGGGCCAAGATGATTGAGTTAGGAAAGACCAGCGCACTTAGTGCTGTGGCCTTGCTGTTCGTTACGGCCTTAATACCCAATAGTCATTCTGGATATCGTGGGGTAGCTGGTGCACATCGATACGGCTGAAGCCGGCACGCGTAAAGTAATCACGCGCGACCTCACGACCCCACATGGTGCCTAAACCTTCACCACCTTGTGCGAGAGACACACTCATACAATGCATGATCGAGATGGTGTAAAGCAGTGGGCCCAACGGGTGCTCGCGATCATGATGATGATGGCTGGATGAATGGATGTCCTGTGCCAAATACACACCATTGCGTTTGAGCGTGCGACAAATGCCTTGCAGCAGATTGAGCGGTTTGGCCTGATCATGAATGGCATCAAAAGTGGTCACAAAATCAAAGGCTTGGGTCTCTGCGGTGCTATTAAAGTCGGACAAGTCTCTAACCTCAAATGACACGTTGTTTAAACTTCGCCGCTCGGCCTGTTCGCACGCCCAGGTAATCGCGTCTTGTGACAGGTCGTAGCCCTTGAAGTGACTGTTGGGAAAGCGCTCGGCCATTTCCATTAATGCGAGACCGCGACCACAGCCTAAGTCGAGCACGTGAATACCAGCCTCCAGACGCTCGGGTATCTCGGGCGCCAATGGCAGTATGCTGTCGAATAGAGCAGGCAACACGGTCTGGCCACTGTCTTCGGCCATCACCTCATGGAAACGATGAAATTTTTCGTAGGGCACACCTTTGCCATGCTGGAAGCTCTCGAGGACGTCATCCTCAACTTGGCCGAGCAGGGGAATGTACTGGGCAAATACGGCTAGGTTAGCGTCGCGACCATTAGTAAGCAGCGCGGCGTGTTC belongs to Amphritea atlantica and includes:
- a CDS encoding class I SAM-dependent methyltransferase gives rise to the protein MEIATLSPSGSALDNHRQAEFENRFVHALNESGMLQLVSLGHRAGLFDQLANGVAVTSSELARLSQLNERYIREWLGGLTVSGIVEHDADSMTYRLPPEHAALLTNGRDANLAVFAQYIPLLGQVEDDVLESFQHGKGVPYEKFHRFHEVMAEDSGQTVLPALFDSILPLAPEIPERLEAGIHVLDLGCGRGLALMEMAERFPNSHFKGYDLSQDAITWACEQAERRSLNNVSFEVRDLSDFNSTAETQAFDFVTTFDAIHDQAKPLNLLQGICRTLKRNGVYLAQDIHSSSHHHHDREHPLGPLLYTISIMHCMSVSLAQGGEGLGTMWGREVARDYFTRAGFSRIDVHQLPHDIQNDYWVLRP